In a genomic window of Vigna angularis cultivar LongXiaoDou No.4 chromosome 6, ASM1680809v1, whole genome shotgun sequence:
- the LOC108343137 gene encoding uncharacterized protein LOC108343137 isoform X2 codes for MSGGEVGGGDVFVAWEEQVICQERGNRVIHFYLKDASGNSVLAVVGTERSVRHMMYVVPDHFLQAYGSTQPINACKWRARREVVDWLTCLVSRNRSHHPGVQLDEFAQVDESLKILVPGINFSNKILPDKMISRKLKFQTSDIEWSGSTWFCAKQLKHYSGFCRNGTTINVHSFVYIMAEEENHYLGYLEDMYEDKKRQKKVKVRWFHHGQEVKQVIPQLILQEGEVFITPHVQVGAKIEVLCQDSGIRGCWFRCKILSMSPRLLKVQYDDLLDIDGAQKLEEWVPASRVAAPDKLGMRCLGRLTVRPCPPEYNSSRTFEIGAAVDAWSCDGWWEGVITAVNVSGDGILQVYTPGEERFLKVEQKNIRISRDWINNRWIDIRGKPDICTYLTSNVRSSIGMSANSAVVDGSMSDCSALESKSSSIPKVELAKKVEPESSGLEIPVDLEIMKGITLREPLYAIHEDKDNSGGGCDDEADKAVKTLLTLNEHNANSSCSDDDTEDDDNVNGDDVDNGEASEENFDCCEPKLDAAESIQVA; via the exons ATGTCTGGTGGGGAGGTAGGTGGTGGGGATGTTTTTGTGGCCTGGGAGGAGCAGGTGATATGCCAGGAGCGTGGGAACCGAGTGATTCACTTCTATCTGAAGGATGCGTCCGGAAATTCGGTGCTGGCGGTTGTGGGGACGGAGAGGAGTGTGAGGCACATGATGTATGTTGTCCCTGACCATTTCTTGCAGGCCTATGGATCCACACAGCCCATCAATGCCTGCAAGTGGAGGGCACGGCGAGAGGTTGTTGACTGGCTTACTTGTTTGGTCTCCAGGAATAGGTCACACCATCCAG GTGTACAATTGGATGAATTTGCACAAGTTGATGAATCTCTCAAAATTTTAGTGCCTGGAATTAATTTCAGTAATAAGATTTTACCTGATAAAATG ATTTCTAGGAAACTAAAATTCCAAACCTCGGATATTGAATGGTCAGGCAGCACTTGGTTTTGTGCTAAACAGCTGAAGCACTACTCAGGGTTTTGCAGGAATGGAACAACCATAAAT gTTCATTCATTTGTGTATATTATggctgaagaagaaaaccaTTATCTTGGTTACTTGGAAGATATGTATGAAGACAAGAAGAGACAAAAAAAGGTGAAGGTGCGTTGGTTTCATCATGGTCAGGAAGTTAAGCAGGTGATTCCACAGCTGATTCTGCAAGAGGGAGAGGTTTTCATCACACCTCATGTTCAG GTCGGTGCTAAGATAGAGGTTCTTTGTCAAGATAGTGGCATTAGAGGATGCTGGTTTAGATGTAAAATCTTGAGCATGTCTCCGAGGCTGCTGAAGGTCCAGTATGATGATTTGCTTGATATAGACGGAGCACAGAAACTAGAG GAATGGGTTCCTGCATCTAGAGTGGCAGCTCCTGATAAATTGGGTATGCGATGTTTAGGCCGCTTAACAGTCCGGCCATGCCCTCCTGAATACAATTCAAGTCGTACTTTTGAGATTGGAGCAGCAGTGGATGCCTGGTCGTGTGATGGATGGTGGGAAGGGGTCATAACTGCAGTTAATGTCAGCGGAGATGGAATCCTGCAAGTTTACACCCCTG GTGAAGAGAGGTTCCTAAAGGTCGAGCAGAAGAACATTCGCATTTCCCGAGATTGGATCAATAACAGATGGATTGATATACGAGGAAAGCCTGACATTTGCACTTATTTAACTTCAAATGTCAGGTCCAGCATCGGGATGTCAGCTAATTCTGCAGTGGTGGATGGATCCATGTCTGATTGCTCTGCTTTAGAAAGTAAATCATCATCAATTCCCAAAGTTGAACTTGCTAAGAAGGTTGAACCAGAATCGTCTGGTTTGGAAATCCCTGTTGATCTGGAAATTATGAAGGGAATAACTCTGAGGGAGCCACTCTATGCCATTCATGAGGACAAGGATAACTCTGGTGGTGGCTGTGATGATGAAGCTGACAAGGCTGTGAAGACACTTCTGACCTTAAATGAACACAACGCTAATAGCTCTTGTAGTGATGATGACACTGAGGATGATGATAATGTCAATGGTGATGATGTTGACAACGGGGAGGCCAGTGAGGAAAATTTTGATTGTTGTGAACCAAAACTTGATGCAGCAGAATCAATACAAGTTGCATAA
- the LOC108343137 gene encoding uncharacterized protein LOC108343137 isoform X1, giving the protein MSGGEVGGGDVFVAWEEQVICQERGNRVIHFYLKDASGNSVLAVVGTERSVRHMMYVVPDHFLQAYGSTQPINACKWRARREVVDWLTCLVSRNRSHHPGVQLDEFAQVDESLKILVPGINFSNKILPDKMISRKLKFQTSDIEWSGSTWFCAKQLKHYSGFCRNGTTINVHSFVYIMAEEENHYLGYLEDMYEDKKRQKKVKVRWFHHGQEVKQVIPQLILQEGEVFITPHVQVISAECVNGPATVLTPKHYEKYLAAVPHTSLSEIHTCFRQFKNNRLKPFTLTKLRGYSSQPVLSCLNSPILSKRKAKFEKSHTDDDENFTQDDPLRSSNKRIRCSKDHIFGKAFSGLQVSIPTNEMTKCGLKYPSLKLKLSRKTVGIKVIGPKPKLPFQVGAKIEVLCQDSGIRGCWFRCKILSMSPRLLKVQYDDLLDIDGAQKLEEWVPASRVAAPDKLGMRCLGRLTVRPCPPEYNSSRTFEIGAAVDAWSCDGWWEGVITAVNVSGDGILQVYTPGEERFLKVEQKNIRISRDWINNRWIDIRGKPDICTYLTSNVRSSIGMSANSAVVDGSMSDCSALESKSSSIPKVELAKKVEPESSGLEIPVDLEIMKGITLREPLYAIHEDKDNSGGGCDDEADKAVKTLLTLNEHNANSSCSDDDTEDDDNVNGDDVDNGEASEENFDCCEPKLDAAESIQVA; this is encoded by the exons ATGTCTGGTGGGGAGGTAGGTGGTGGGGATGTTTTTGTGGCCTGGGAGGAGCAGGTGATATGCCAGGAGCGTGGGAACCGAGTGATTCACTTCTATCTGAAGGATGCGTCCGGAAATTCGGTGCTGGCGGTTGTGGGGACGGAGAGGAGTGTGAGGCACATGATGTATGTTGTCCCTGACCATTTCTTGCAGGCCTATGGATCCACACAGCCCATCAATGCCTGCAAGTGGAGGGCACGGCGAGAGGTTGTTGACTGGCTTACTTGTTTGGTCTCCAGGAATAGGTCACACCATCCAG GTGTACAATTGGATGAATTTGCACAAGTTGATGAATCTCTCAAAATTTTAGTGCCTGGAATTAATTTCAGTAATAAGATTTTACCTGATAAAATG ATTTCTAGGAAACTAAAATTCCAAACCTCGGATATTGAATGGTCAGGCAGCACTTGGTTTTGTGCTAAACAGCTGAAGCACTACTCAGGGTTTTGCAGGAATGGAACAACCATAAAT gTTCATTCATTTGTGTATATTATggctgaagaagaaaaccaTTATCTTGGTTACTTGGAAGATATGTATGAAGACAAGAAGAGACAAAAAAAGGTGAAGGTGCGTTGGTTTCATCATGGTCAGGAAGTTAAGCAGGTGATTCCACAGCTGATTCTGCAAGAGGGAGAGGTTTTCATCACACCTCATGTTCAGGTGATCAGTGCTGAGTGTGTCAATGGTCCTGCGACTGTTTTGACTCCTAAGCATTATGAGAAATACCTGGCTGCTGTGCCTCATACGTCTTTATCCGAGATCCATACGTGCTTTAGGCAGTTTAAAAACAATAGGCTTAAGCCCTTCACACTTACAAAGTTGCGTGGGTATAGTAGCCAGCCTGTTCTTTCTTGTTTAAATAGTCCTATTCTCTCCAAGAGAAAGGCAAAGTTTGAAAAGTCACACACAGATGATGATGAGAACTTCACTCAAGATGATCCTTTAAGGTCCAGCAATAAGAGGATTAGATGTTCTAAGGATCACATATTTGGGAAGGCTTTTTCTGGTCTGCAAGTCTCTATTCCTACCAATGAAATGACAAAATGTGGACTGAAATATCccagtttaaaattaaaactatcaAGAAAAACAGTAGGTATTAAGGTTATTGGACCAAAGCCTAAACTTCCTTTTCAGGTCGGTGCTAAGATAGAGGTTCTTTGTCAAGATAGTGGCATTAGAGGATGCTGGTTTAGATGTAAAATCTTGAGCATGTCTCCGAGGCTGCTGAAGGTCCAGTATGATGATTTGCTTGATATAGACGGAGCACAGAAACTAGAG GAATGGGTTCCTGCATCTAGAGTGGCAGCTCCTGATAAATTGGGTATGCGATGTTTAGGCCGCTTAACAGTCCGGCCATGCCCTCCTGAATACAATTCAAGTCGTACTTTTGAGATTGGAGCAGCAGTGGATGCCTGGTCGTGTGATGGATGGTGGGAAGGGGTCATAACTGCAGTTAATGTCAGCGGAGATGGAATCCTGCAAGTTTACACCCCTG GTGAAGAGAGGTTCCTAAAGGTCGAGCAGAAGAACATTCGCATTTCCCGAGATTGGATCAATAACAGATGGATTGATATACGAGGAAAGCCTGACATTTGCACTTATTTAACTTCAAATGTCAGGTCCAGCATCGGGATGTCAGCTAATTCTGCAGTGGTGGATGGATCCATGTCTGATTGCTCTGCTTTAGAAAGTAAATCATCATCAATTCCCAAAGTTGAACTTGCTAAGAAGGTTGAACCAGAATCGTCTGGTTTGGAAATCCCTGTTGATCTGGAAATTATGAAGGGAATAACTCTGAGGGAGCCACTCTATGCCATTCATGAGGACAAGGATAACTCTGGTGGTGGCTGTGATGATGAAGCTGACAAGGCTGTGAAGACACTTCTGACCTTAAATGAACACAACGCTAATAGCTCTTGTAGTGATGATGACACTGAGGATGATGATAATGTCAATGGTGATGATGTTGACAACGGGGAGGCCAGTGAGGAAAATTTTGATTGTTGTGAACCAAAACTTGATGCAGCAGAATCAATACAAGTTGCATAA
- the LOC108340952 gene encoding transcriptional adapter ADA2b yields the protein MGRSRGNFHHADEDPNQRSRRKKNAASGENSESGAAGQGAGEGKKALYHCNYCNKDITGKIRIKCAMCPDFDLCIECFSVGAEVTPHKSNHPYRVMDNLSFPLICPDWNADDEILLLEGIEMYGLGNWTEVAEHVGTKNKESCIEHYKNIYLSSPFFPVPDMSHVVGKNRKELLAMAKGQGEDKKGISMGDLSLKAESPFSPSRAKVEDSHKAGTANRLSSNLNSELDSGPSGNTHSAAGANQKASNVTRGKGGPGVIKMEDSQIDRDFGGKKPTSSGNEGPSLVELSGYNAKRQEFDPEYDNDAEQLLAEMEFKDTDSEEERELKLRVLRLYSKRLDERKRRKDFILERNLLYPNPLEKDLTAEEKAMCRKYDIFMRFHSKEDHDELLRTMLFEHRSWKKIQELKEARLAGCRNSADAEKYISLKRKREAEENARRTRTKESAQVGPSNQGIPNALTSPDSAGKDLSARPAGPATSSSVNEMDAIGYNGADLLSEAEKRLCCELRLSPATYLKMQEQLSLQILAGTVSAKSDAHQLFKLDAMKVDRVYDMLIKKGIGLP from the exons ATGGGTCGTTCTCGTGGGAATTTTCATCACGCCGACGAGGACCCCAACCAGAG atcaagaagaaaaaaaaatgccgCCAGTGGAGAAAACTCTGAATCTGGAGCTGCAG GTCAAGGAGCAGGTGAAGGGAAAAAGGCTCTGTACCATTGCAATTATTGTAATAAAGATATAACAGGAAAAATCCGGATTAAGTGTGCCATGTGCCCGGATTTTGACTTGTGTATAGAGTGCTTTTCCGTTGGAGCTGAGGTGACACCTCACAAAAGCAACCATCCTTACAGGGTTATG GATAATTTGTCTTTCCCTCTTATTTGCCCAGACTGgaatgcagatgatgaaattttGCTTCTAGag ggAATCGAAATGTATGGCTTGGGAAACTGGACAGAAGTCGCTGAGCACGTTGGAACCAAAAACAAAGAGTCATGCATCGAACACTATAAGAACATATACTTGAGCTCCCCATTCTTTCCTGTTCCG GACATGTCTCATGTGGTTgggaaaaacagaaaagaacTTCTTGCCATGGCAAAGGGGCAGGGTGAAGACAAGAAAG GAATTTCCATGGGGGATCTTAGTTTAAAGGCAGAATCTCCCTTCTCTCCATCTAGAGCCAA GGTTGAAGATTCACATAAAGCGGGCACTGCTAATCGTTTGTCTTCCAATTTGAATTCAG AGCTAGATTCTGGTCCCTCGGGTAACACACACTCTGCAGCTGGTGCTAACCAAAAGGCATCTAATGTGACGAGGGGAAAAGGTGGTCCTGGAGTCATTAAAATGGAAG ATTCTCAGATAGACAGAGATTTTGGAGGAAAGAAGCCAACTTCCTCAGGAAATGAAGGTCCTTCTTTAGTAGAATTGAGTGGTTACAATGCTAAAAGACAAGAATTTGATCCTGAATATGATAATGATGCTGAACAACTACTTGCTGAAATGGAATTTAAGGATACTGACTCTGAGGAAGAGCGAGAGTTGAAATTACGTGTATTGCGTTTATATTCAAAGAG GCTTGATGAAAGAAAGCGGAGGAAGGATTTCATACTCGAAAGAAATTTGTTATACCCAAATCCATTGGAGAAGGATTTAACAGCCGAGGAGAAGGCAATGTGTCGAAAATATGATATATTCATGCGCTTTCATTCTAAGGAAGATCACGATGAATTACTTAGAACAATGCTCTTTGAGCATAGAAGTTGGAAAAAAATTCAAGAGCTTAAG GAAGCCCGGTTAGCCGGCTGCCGTAATTCAGCTGATGCTGAAAAATATATCTCATTGAAGAGAAAGAGGGAAGCTGAAGAAAATGCTCgaaggacaaggacaaaagaAAGTGCTCAGGTTGGGCCGAGCAATCAGGGAATTCCAAATGCATTGACTTCTCCAGATTCAGCTGGTAAGGATCTGAGTGCAAGACCTGCAGGGCCAGCTACTTCTAGTTCTGTCAACGAGATGGATGCCATAGGATACAATGGAGCAGATTTACTTTCTGAAGCG GAGAAACGTTTGTGCTGTGAGCTAAGATTGTCTCCAGCCACGTATCTAAAAATGCAAGAGCAACTGTCACTGCAAATACTTGCTGGCACCGTCTCTGCAAAATCCGATGCTCATCAATTGTTCAAGTTGGATGCCATGAAAGTTGACAGGGTGTATGATATGCTTATTAAAAAGGGGATCGGTTTACCCTGA